Proteins co-encoded in one Saprospira grandis genomic window:
- the rsfS gene encoding ribosome silencing factor — protein sequence MNKQELSQKEEKMPQLQDLLAVAVEAMQDRKAVNIVSLDLSGVDEASTNIFLICHGTSSTHINGIAKNIEKTLWEQLGERPNHTEGKQGGHWRLLDYFTLVIHVFNEEKRKFYNLEGLWSDANRKEYPTL from the coding sequence TTGAATAAACAAGAGCTTTCGCAAAAAGAAGAAAAAATGCCTCAATTGCAGGACCTATTGGCCGTCGCTGTAGAAGCTATGCAAGACCGCAAAGCGGTAAATATTGTCTCTTTAGACCTCTCTGGAGTAGATGAGGCCAGCACAAACATTTTCCTGATTTGTCATGGTACTTCCTCTACCCATATCAACGGTATTGCCAAAAATATAGAGAAAACCCTCTGGGAACAGCTGGGCGAACGCCCCAATCATACAGAAGGCAAACAAGGTGGCCATTGGCGCCTACTCGATTATTTTACGCTGGTGATTCACGTTTTTAATGAGGAAAAAAGAAAATTCTACAACTTAGAAGGCCTCTGGAGTGATGCCAACCGTAAGGAGTATCCAACTCTTTAG
- a CDS encoding biotin--[acetyl-CoA-carboxylase] ligase, producing the protein MPKQSDNSLFVGKVAIRHKRLDSTNRYALDFLSKSLPTEGTAIIADEQWAGRGQKGNNWLSEAGQNIALSLILRPKFLLVKEQFLWNMAISLAVHEVLTNCQLQLPHYIKWPNDIYVGNFKVGGILIENQLRGSYLDWSVVGIGLNVFQKDFSPKLPNPSSLALLTEKKLNIDSILSQLYAAIERLYLKLRQGHGQELWSLYESKLWRYKEWSKFKWQEKEHEGRIWGVAPNGQLKIIDRKGQLHLFNFKEVQYIL; encoded by the coding sequence ATGCCCAAGCAATCAGATAACAGTCTTTTTGTCGGAAAGGTTGCCATCCGTCATAAACGCCTAGATTCGACCAACCGCTATGCGCTTGACTTCTTGTCAAAAAGTTTACCAACGGAAGGAACTGCCATTATTGCAGATGAACAATGGGCGGGCCGCGGCCAAAAAGGCAACAACTGGTTATCGGAAGCAGGACAGAATATAGCTCTAAGCCTTATTTTACGGCCAAAGTTCCTGCTTGTTAAAGAACAATTCCTTTGGAACATGGCTATTTCCTTGGCGGTGCATGAGGTCCTGACAAATTGCCAGCTTCAACTGCCGCATTATATTAAGTGGCCCAATGATATTTATGTGGGCAACTTTAAGGTGGGCGGCATCCTCATAGAGAACCAACTGCGGGGCAGCTACCTTGATTGGTCTGTGGTGGGCATAGGCTTAAATGTCTTTCAAAAAGATTTCTCTCCTAAATTGCCCAATCCCAGCTCATTAGCCCTACTGACAGAAAAAAAATTGAACATTGATTCAATTCTTTCGCAACTATACGCAGCCATAGAACGTCTATACCTCAAACTGCGGCAAGGCCACGGCCAAGAACTTTGGTCCTTATATGAAAGCAAACTTTGGCGCTATAAGGAATGGTCCAAATTTAAGTGGCAGGAAAAGGAGCATGAAGGCCGAATTTGGGGCGTAGCCCCCAATGGCCAACTCAAAATTATAGACCGAAAAGGACAGCTGCATTTATTCAACTTTAAGGAAGTTCAATATATACTATAA